A window of the Macrobrachium rosenbergii isolate ZJJX-2024 chromosome 43, ASM4041242v1, whole genome shotgun sequence genome harbors these coding sequences:
- the LOC136828941 gene encoding zinc finger protein 850-like: MEPGPPLNLTTTVKVEELKVMAAEEEPRDFTVEGELVEEPEPDEDGKKDHAEDTLNSSEEREVNEDTKENAVVLAVKDSTYGATKSYQCSECQQCFSRASQLRSHERSHLEDQVYECDQCDKVFPRIGLLMSHRGKHHRQSFSCTECDAKFPHYNNFRLHLKRHKGERPFQCSDCNMAFVQVCHLHIHRRIHTGEKPFQCDVCEQRFKQVSHLTTHMRIHTKDKPYSCDVCDASFSQTSSLTRHKRRHSGEKPFKCEICGAPFIEKRNLTRHMLTHTGEKPFKCDTCDARFAQMIDCKRHRMSHAGLKPYKCDVCEAAFSRKNNLRWHKLTHEGDTPFKCEKCNAGFSLMRDMKTHMRTHAGIKPYSCDQCSATFAQHSTLKRHKIIHSSERQFICNICKSSFKEKSGWKRHLLRHEGVKPYKCEKCDSTFIEFRNLKRHKVVVHGEERFEGSDVVLDQRELENIHIANASRKRAEEKNEGEPLGELYSANFQATAIPLPKKEILAQPHTDHTESTLVIANSAPQPQQPPQPEVTAVAPAHQPQLPEILTIPSHAPGQMPTLLLTQPGQPPKPARPANSCQNHQSHVLTFVEGSYNQWQSWCFCDTPNIPDSSHTMIVTSGAVVSQHTTTSDSVVSVAPPQPEITFTELPPSQPHQAVGVQEVNQSEYQVSQYNGDYGNTLHHYEEASQASGTLPSDSHHQRQQLNQQNSAKMSSIEEQRLFPMSELETSEHEHHQQHYEAQNQHIQQLDSQQQPILQQQQQQQPQPQQHQPQQQYIQQQQVQQQQHQQTSLASAVPSSHPTSSEPPSPSQPSQQQVPSHPEMEANCEEMQPSVDPLVTFQYSLTVSNPATGDIQIQSEAFPASSSDQTPTETQVKRKRNIKGKYTKRPVSENRVHSCRSCPKTFTKENHLLIHQRTHTGEKPFQCGVCRQAFTHKNSLTIHMRGHTGERPYVCTTCETSFTQKSNLRVHMRIHTGEKPFKCTLCSASFTQGSHLTAHIRIHNNDRPFSCGFCTQSFTQRSALKRHTMTHTGHKPHKCDRCSAKFSQKDDLRRHQKIHSINESNKESSPPKKHRAQDSEAGSAKRPKIDEKEKVEFLCTKKDCSSKFMKHYSLMRHIRTVHAEGKWKGEGNDDALPQEESKKKKKRPIASDSPKKIQKSSKESEASSTEPVRTSRRIREAAEKKKVKQENSDFIIGDFVDIVEEEDDIKPYSKQRSPLKKEKIVPKVEAKEKMESWCFCEVPHGPNEPHTHVSIEPKLSGEQQTSLSQEDSLSRSADTSGAASLLQLSMENVQHNPPTVLAGAYPHQAVSGTMTLEASSIVAGPQVVNNAVSIAPTEQQTQGITAVCQPDPSISQLSSGVSHAGVPSQATGRIVGQPVITTTPVLSTGQLVNASQIMAPDAAIYIEAGEVLSNGAVVISPGQGTFISYEQISISSDGQVIGVPVASSGTETLMLQPAAVTAPGTGPATVEAASTSGTVTYTTATQVTEASAPQPVQYTAIGGDVLNLFPQVEQGKESAPSEKYPVVAKPHDCTVCGKPFAQKHTLFTHMQSSHPDLFSCPECCQAFTTREFLESHKAEHQKLHVCSRCGMAFTGKSFLTRHRLQMHGKNSSTTEEKERSFACEICGTKFYQQSDLKRHMLGHTGEKPFKCQNCEAGFTRMSSLNKHRRIHTGEKPYVCLVCSEAFAYRYQFNRHKGIHKRLEQDDYSMPYVFVE; the protein is encoded by the exons ATGGAGCCCGGTCCTCCTCTTAACCTGACAACCACCGTCAAGGTGGAGGAGCTGAAAGTAATGGCTGCAGAGGAAGAACCCAGGGACTTCACTGTAGAAGGAGAGCTAGTAGAAGAGCCCGAACCCGACGAAGACGGGAAGAAGGATCATGCGGAGGACACCTTGAATTCCAGTGAAGAGAGGGAAGTAAATGAAGACACCAAGGAAAATGCTGTAGTACTGGCTGTAAAGGACAGTACATACGGTGCAACGAAGAGTTACCAGTGCTCAGAATGTCAACAATGCTTTTCTCGAGCGAGTCAGTTAAGAAGTCATGAGCGATCCCATCTTGAAGATCAG gtttATGAGTGTGACCAATGTGATAAAGTATTCCCTCGTATAGGATTGCTGATGAGCCATCGTGGGAAACATCATCGCCAAAGTTTTTCTTGCACCGAATGTGATGCAAAGTTTCCCCATTATAATAATTTCCGCCTACACTTGAAACGTCACAAGGGGGAAAGGCCTTTCCAGTGTAGTGATTGTAATATGGCCTTTGTTCAGGTTTGTCATCTTCATATACATCGccgaattcatactggagagaaacccTTCCAGTGTGATGTATGTGAACAAAGATTCAAACAAGTCTCCCATCTAACAACTCACATGAGAATTCACACCAAAGACAAACCTTATTCGTGTGACGTTTGTGATGCGTCATTCTCGCAGACCAGTAGCTTGACACGACACAAGAGAAGGCATAGCGGGGAGAAACCTTTCAAGTGTGAAATCTGTGGTGCTCCTTTTATTGAAAAGCGAAATCTCACTCGCCACATGCTTACTCATACGGGTGAAAAACCTTTTAAGTGTGATACTTGCGATGCTAGGTTTGCCCAAATGATCGACTGCAAGCGTCATAGGATGTCTCATGCTGGGCTTAAGCCCTATAAGTGCGATGTGTGCGAAGCAGCTTTCAGTCGAAAGAATAACTTGAGATGGCACAAACTGACCCATGAAGGGGATACGCCATTCAAATGTGAAAAGTGCAACGCCGGGTTCAGTTTGATGAGAGACATGAAGACGCATATGAGGACACACGCTGGAATCAAGCCATACTCTTGCGACCAGTGCAGTGCTACTTTCGCTCAGCACAGCACGCTAAAGCGCCATAAGATTATTCATTCTAGTGAACGTCAGTTTATTTGTAACATATGCAAAAGCTCGTTTAAAGAGAAGAGTGGTTGGAAAAGGCACTTGTTACGGCACGAAGGGGTGAAGCCATATAAGTGCGAAAAGTGTGATTCGACATTCATTGAATTTCGTAACTtgaaaagacacaaagttgttgtTCATGGTGAAGAACGTTTTGAAGGATCTGACGTAGTTTTGGATCAAAGAGAGTTAGAGAATATCCATATTGCTAATGCTTCAAGAAAGAGAGCTGAAGAAAAGAATGAAGGCGAACCTTTGGGAGAGCTCTATAGTGCCAATTTCCAAGCAACAGCCATACCTTTGCCAAAAAAAGAGATCTTAGCACAGCCACACACAGACCATACAGAAAGCACTTTGGTGATAGCTAATTCTGCTCCACAACCTCAACAACCTCCACAGCCTGAAGTGACAGCAGTTGCACCAGCTCATCAGCCGCAGTTACCAGAGATATTAACAATACCATCTCATGCACCAGGACAGATGCCCACCCTTTTGCTTACACAGCCAGGGCAGCCCCCAAAGCCTGCACGTCCCGCGAACTCTTGCCAAAATCATCAGTCTCACGTGCTGACGTTTGTGGAAGGCAGTTACAATCAGTGGCAGTCTTGGTGCTTTTGTGATACTCCAAACATTCCCGATTCATCTCATACTATGATTGTTACTTCAGGAGCAGTAGTCAGCCAACACACAACTACAAGTGACTCGGTAGTGTCTGTAGCTCCACCACAGCCAGAAATTACATTCACTGAACTCCCTCCCAGTCAGCCACATCAGGCGGTAGGAGTCCAAGAAGTTAACCAGTCAGAATACCAGGTTAGTCAGTATAATGGTGATTATGGAAACACCTTACATCATTATGAAGAAGCTTCTCAGGCCTCTGGAACCTTACCATCAGACAGTCATCATCAGCGACAACAGCTGAACCAgcagaacagtgcaaaaatgagTTCCATTGAAGAACAGAGGTTGTTCCCCATGAGTGAGTTAGAGACATCAGAACATGAACATCATCAGCAACACTATGAAGCACAAAACCAGCACATTCAGCAATTAGATTCACAGCAGCAACCAATacttcagcagcagcagcagcagcagccgcagcCACAGCAGCACCAGCCACAGCAGCAGTATATCCAGCAACAACAGGTCCaacaacagcagcaccaacaaaCATCCCTTGCTAGTGCTGTCCCGTCATCTCACCCTACTTCATCTGAACCTCCTTCTCCATCCCAGCCTTCACAGCAGCAAGTTCCGTCTCATCCGGAGATGGAAGCAAACTGTGAGGAAATGCAACCGTCAGTTGACCCCTTAGTCACTTTCCAGTATAGTTTAACAGTCAGTAATCCAGCCACGGGTGATATACAAATTCAGAGCGAGGCCTTCCCTGCCAGTTCTTCCGATCAGACGCCAACAGAGACGCAGGTCAAAAGAAAGCGTAACATTAAAGGGAAGTACACTAAACGACCTGTGAGCGAAAATCGTGTCCATTCCTGCCGCTCTTGCCCTAAGACCTTCACTAAGGAAAACCATTTGCTTATCCACCAGAGAACCCACACAGGTGAGAAACCATTCCAGTGTGGTGTATGCCGTCAAGCATTTACCCACAAGAACAGCCTGACAATTCATATGCGTGGGCACACCGGTGAAAGGCCATATGTTTGCACAACATGTGAAACCTCTTTCACCCAAAAAAGCAATTTGAGAGTTCACATGCGAATTCACACAGGCGAAAAGCCTTTCAAGTGTACTTTATGCAGTGCTTCTTTCACCCAGGGTAGTCACCTCACAGCCCACATAAGAATTCACAACAATGACCGACCATTTAGTTGTGGCTTTTGTACGCAGAGTTTTACGCAGCGTAGTGCCTTGAAGCGCCACACAATGACCCACACTGGCCACAAGCCCCACAAGTGTGATCGATGCAGTGCAAAGTTTTCTCAGAAAGACGACCTGAGAAGACATCAGAAAATTCACTCAATTAACGAAAGTAACAAAGAGTCTAGTCCACCCAAAAAGCACCGCGCACAGGATAGTGAGGCTGGCAGTGCTAAACGTCCAAAAATTGATGAGAAAGAGAAGGTCGAGTTTCTCTGCACAAAGAAAGATTGCTCAAGTAAATTCATGAAGCATTACTCACTGATGAGACACATTCGCACTGTCCATGCGGAAGGTaaatggaagggagagggaaatgACGATGCATTGCCCCAagaggaaagcaagaaaaagaagaagagaccaATTGCAAGCGATTCTCCTAAAAAGATTCAGAAGTCCAGCAAAGAAAGCGAAGCTTCGTCGACGGAGCCAGTCAGAACTAGCAGGCGCATACGTGAGGCAGCAGAGAAGAAGAAAGTTAAACAGGAAAATTCGGACTTTATAATCGGGGATTTCGTCGACATAGTAGAAGAGGAGGACGACATAAAGCCTTACAGTAAACAGAGGTCAccactcaagaaagaaaaaattgttcctaaggttgaagctaaagaaaagatGGAATCGTGGTGTTTCTGTGAGGTGCCTCATGGACCCAATGAACCTCATACTCATGTTAGCATCGAACCAAAACTCTCAGGAGAGCAGCAAACTAGCCTGTCGCAAGAGGATTCTCTTTCTCGAAGCGCAGACACTTCTGGCGCAGCCTCTCTGCTTCAGTTATCAATGGAAAATGTACAACACAACCCTCCTACTGTGCTTGCAGGCGCTTACCCACATCAGGCTGTGTCTGGAACAATGACATTAGAAGCATCATCTATCGTAGCTGGACCCCAAGTTGTTAATAATGCTGTCAGCATAGCACCGACTGAACAGCAAACTCAAGGAATAACAGCAGTTTGTCAGCCTGACCCATCAATCAGTCAGTTGTCATCAGGCGTAAGTCATGCTGGTGTTCCAAGTCAAGCAACAGGTCGGATAGTAGGACAGCCTGTAATAACGACTACACCAGTTTTATCTACCGGACAGCTGGTTAATGCCAGTCAGATAATGGCGCCAGATGCAGCAATCTACATTGAAGCAGGTGAAGTACTAAGCAATGGAGCAGTGGTAATCAGTCCTGGACAAGGAACCTTCATTAGCTATGAACAGATTTCAATCAGCTCTGATGGACAG GTCATTGGTGTTCCAGTTGCCAGTTCTGGCACAGAAACCTTGATGCTACAACCAGCGGCAGTAACAGCGCCAGGGACGGGACCAGCCACAGTTGAGGCTGCTTCTACAAGTGGTACAGTCacttacacaacagcaacacaAGTCACTGAAGCCAGTGCTCCTCAGCCTGTGCAATATACAGCTATTGGTGGAGATGTTCTGAATTTATTTCCACAGGTGGAGCAAGGCAAAGAATCCGCACCCTCTGAAAAGTATCCTGTTGTTGCAAAGCCTCACGATTGCACTGTGTGTGGAAAACCGTTTGCCCAGAAGCACACATTGTTTACTCATATGCAGTCATCTCATCCTGACCTCTTCAGCTGTCCAGAATGCTGTCAGGCATTCACCACACGCGAGTTTCTCGAGTCTCATAAGGCGGAGCATCAAAAACTTCACGTGTGTTCTCGATGTGGTATGGCTTTTACAGGTAAATCGTTTTTGACTCGACATCGGTTACAGATGCATGGGAAAAACTCTTCTACcacagaagaaaaggagagatcaTTTGCTTGTGAAATATGTGGCACTAAGTTTTATCAGCAAAGTGATCTGAAGAGACATATGTTAGGACATACTGGAGAAAAGCCCTTCAAATGCCAGAACTGTGAAGCAGGTTTTACCCGCATGTCTAGTTTGAATAAACATCGACGCATTCACACCGGAGAAAAGCCATATGTTTGCCTAGTTTGTAGTGAGGCTTTTGCTTACCGTTACCAGTTCAACAGACACAAAGGTATTCACAAGCGACTAGAGCAAGATGATTATTCTATGCCATATGTGTTTGTGGAATAA